The stretch of DNA tatttattttttatacccaTAGCCTGGAAACTTTAGTGTATTCCATTAATTCTCAATGaccatataatatttattatataccaTAAACAGTAAGTTCAACAGTACAAGTTCATGTCTCTTCTTCGCAATCTCAATACtgttttatcattaaaaaagacATAATGAAAACATTTAAACAAACACAAGGTTGATGTCAGTGCCTTCAACAATATCTCTTAAAGACTTTGTTTTGATCTTCTTCAGCGTGGCTAAAACAATTTTCATGTTAGTTCTTTGTTCAGGCAACTCTGCACAACAATCTAAAGCCAATCCCATAATTGAAGATATGCACTCCTCCAAGGCAATAGAATATCTTTCATTTCCCAACAAACTGGCATCAACAATATCCATCGTTGAAATGGGCAATGCTTCCTTTACCCAATGCTTCAAGCTCATTTCTCCTGCAAACATGTCATCTGTaggtttttttcttgtaaaagtcTCAATGAGTAGAATGCCATAACTATACACATCTCCTCTTGTAGAAACAAATCCTCCTAATCCATACTCTGTGCATAACATTATTACAACTTATTGTTAGAACTTACTTCAATACTTGatagtagtgaaaaaaaaaaatcaaagcaaaattgATAAATTGTGTAGATGAATGTTCTATCATATGATAAGACTTAATTGTGTACaagtaaaataatgaataagagAGTTTTAgtggtaaattaaaaaaatcacctGGTGCCATATACCCGAAAGTAGCAAGAGTCATGGTCTGCATCATAGAATCCTCATCACCTAAGAGTTTGGCGATGCCAAAATCAGCAACATGTGCAACCATATCCACATCTAATAAGACATTGCTTGGCTTCAAGTCACAATGAACAATAACTGCTGAGTAACCATAATGAAGGTATTCCAATGCTGATGCGACATCAATCATTATCTTCAGCCTTTGTAAGAAATTCAAACAACGATCAGGAGAGTATAACCACTTCTCTAAGTTCTCATTTGGCATGTATTCCAATACAAGGGCCTTGAAGTCGATGTTGCTACAAACGCTAATTATTTTGACCAAATTGCGATGACGAGCATTTCGTAATATCTCGCACTCTGCATCAAAACACCTAAGTGCCCCTTCTACTCGCAAGTTTATAACTTTTACAGCAATATTCATCCCATCTGAAAGTGTTCCCTTGTATACTGATCCAAGACTCCCTTCACCAAGTAAGTTGTTTAAACTAGATCTTTCTGTTGCTAGCACAAGTTCTTGGTGAGAAATTCTTCTCCATGTAGGTAAATTGTATGAATCTGTCTGCTGTGGAAACTCAGGATTCTCtcttttacataatttataagcTAATGAAGAAACCACTACAAGCATCGCTAATCCAATTGCTGGTAATAAATACTTTAGTAGATACGATGCTATGGCCTTTTTTTTGCGAGGAGAACCTTCGTCGCATGGAGGAACTTGTAATCGAGGAGCACCACAAAGCGCATCATTTGAGATAAACAAAGCAGACCAGAAGTGTACAAATGGACCTCCCGTAGGAATTTTCCCTCGTAGATTATTGAAAGAGACATTTAGATACTTTAGGTGCAAAAGTGCTTCAAAGGAGTTGGGAATTCTTCCAGAGAAATTGTTGCAGGAAAGATCTAAGGTCTCCAAGCTTAAGAGTGCACCAAAAGACTCTGGAATTGAACCTTCTAGTTGGTTGACTGCTAAAGAGAGATTAGTTAGGGATATGAGGCCACCAATTGTTATTGGGATATTCCCTGATAGTTGATTTCTTGATAGATTCAATATCCTTAGGACTTTCATATCTCCAATCTCTAGTGGAAGAATGCCAGTTAATGAATTAGATGACAGGTCAACCACCAAGAGATTTGTAAGGCTCCAAAAGCTCAAAGGAATTGTGGAAGTTAATTGGTTGAAACCTAAGTAGAGAGATCTTAGGGAAGTTAGATTGCTTATGCATGTTGGAATATGTCCATAAAGCTTATTGCTATCTAGAGACAAGACATACAAGCTCTTTAGATGAGAAAGATCAGACGGGATATGACCCTCTAGTTTATTAGCTCCAAGGGACAAAGCTTGTAACATGCGCAATCTTCCTAATGTAGTTGGAATAGGTCCTTTCAATTCGTTGTTGGATAGTTCCAAAGTAATCAAACTACTTAGATTCCCAAGCTCTGCCGGAATGCTTCCCTTAATATGGCAATAAGATAGGTAAACtccttgaagagagagagaaaggttaCCAACAGAATTGGGAAGGAAGCTATAAAGCGGATTTGATGAAAAAGATATTTGTCTAAGATTTTTGCAATTCGCTAAGTAAAGGATCAAAAGACTCAATTCTTGACTTCCCATggtcaaattattaaattccaGGTTGAGCCACTCGAGGAACCTTAAATTACCAATTGCTTCGGGAATTATGCCCGACAATGAGTTACGACTCAAGTCTAGGCGAGTGAGTTGTGAAGCATTGGAGATGGAATTGGGAATTCTTCCGCTCAATTTAGTTTCTGGAAGACCGAGTATTTTGAGCTTTGGAAGGAAGAGGCCCATATCTGATGGAAGATGGCCTGAAAATTTGTTAAACCCCATTGAAATAGTTTGTATCATTGAGATATTGAAGATCTCGAGTGGAATTGGGCCAACAAAACCATTTTCTGAGGTGGTAAAAAACTCGAGATTCTGGAGATTACCAATTTCACTTGGTAATGGACCTgtcaaaatatgaaattatatgtaCATCTATtagaacaaaaagaagaaaagaaaagtagtgattttaataattaaacataCACAAGTTAGTAGTAAGAAAACCAAGACCTCAAAGACCATGTAGATGGCAGAGTGCTTACTGATTGAGTTACCGCTTACTATTTTGTTATGTGGGCCATGGAGGTGTTATTAGTTGTAGTGAATGATTTGTCACTGTGATGCATAATCTCAACAAGTTCCCTTCTATTCAAAGCATTTGTGAgcattatatttttcttgatgtaCTTAAAGAACCCTAATTACCTATAATACTTGAATTATTTCCATATAAATCCTACCCGTGCTGAAGAGGTGAGTAATATTGTTCGCAAAAATCTTTGGTGCTTTTTTTTCTTGCCTAATCGATCGTGTTCTTTCATTGATACACATTGCAACACTCTCCAAGAGAGTTCTTGCCCTACTCTTGTAATTCTCTGACGTACATTCC from Juglans regia cultivar Chandler chromosome 4, Walnut 2.0, whole genome shotgun sequence encodes:
- the LOC108984694 gene encoding probable LRR receptor-like serine/threonine-protein kinase At3g47570 isoform X1, whose product is MANPRAAYSLILHFSTLFLVQSCMFNVFANATILNISTDQSALLALKDHVSYDPHHVFTNNWSTSTSVCNWVGVTCGSKHLRVKALNLSYMGLVGTIPPHIGNLSFLVSLSISNNSFHGSLPTELSRLYRLESLNFRYNELGGEIPSWIGLLTKLQFLDLSRNKFGGTIPPSLSNITSLQEFSLAYNQLSGSIPSSIFNIFGLQKIILSGNKLTGPMPSILVNMSSLQYIYLTDNMLVATLPMYLFDHLPNLQVISLSRNHFHGQLPSTLYKCKQLQALSLSVNNFNGRISPEIGNLSRLTTLYLSQNNFEGPLPSEIGNLQNLEFFTTSENGFVGPIPLEIFNISMIQTISMGFNKFSGHLPSDMGLFLPKLKILGLPETKLSGRIPNSISNASQLTRLDLSRNSLSGIIPEAIGNLRFLEWLNLEFNNLTMGSQELSLLILYLANCKNLRQISFSSNPLYSFLPNSVGNLSLSLQGVYLSYCHIKGSIPAELGNLSSLITLELSNNELKGPIPTTLGRLRMLQALSLGANKLEGHIPSDLSHLKSLYVLSLDSNKLYGHIPTCISNLTSLRSLYLGFNQLTSTIPLSFWSLTNLLVVDLSSNSLTGILPLEIGDMKVLRILNLSRNQLSGNIPITIGGLISLTNLSLAVNQLEGSIPESFGALLSLETLDLSCNNFSGRIPNSFEALLHLKYLNVSFNNLRGKIPTGGPFVHFWSALFISNDALCGAPRLQVPPCDEGSPRKKKAIASYLLKYLLPAIGLAMLVVVSSLAYKLCKRENPEFPQQTDSYNLPTWRRISHQELVLATERSSLNNLLGEGSLGSVYKGTLSDGMNIAVKVINLRVEGALRCFDAECEILRNARHRNLVKIISVCSNIDFKALVLEYMPNENLEKWLYSPDRCLNFLQRLKIMIDVASALEYLHYGYSAVIVHCDLKPSNVLLDVDMVAHVADFGIAKLLGDEDSMMQTMTLATFGYMAPEYGLGGFVSTRGDVYSYGILLIETFTRKKPTDDMFAGEMSLKHWVKEALPISTMDIVDASLLGNERYSIALEECISSIMGLALDCCAELPEQRTNMKIVLATLKKIKTKSLRDIVEGTDINLVFV
- the LOC108984694 gene encoding probable LRR receptor-like serine/threonine-protein kinase At3g47570 isoform X2; its protein translation is MANPRAAYSLILHFSTLFLVQSCMFNVFANATILNISTDQSALLALKDHVSYDPHHVFTNNWSTSTSVCNWVGVTCGSKHLRVKALNLSYMGLVGTIPPHIGNLSFLVSLSISNNSFHGSLPTELSRLYRLESLNFRYNELGGEIPSWIGLLTKLQFLDLSRNKFGGTIPPSLSNITSLQEFSLAYNQLSGSIPSSIFNIFGLQKIILSGNKLTGPMPSILVNMSSLQYIYLTDNMLVATLPMYLFDHLPNLQVISLSRNHFHGQLPSTLYKCKQLQALSLSVNNFNGRISPEIGNLSRLTTLYLSQNNFEGPLPSEIGNLQNLEFFTTSENGFVGPIPLEIFNISMIQTISMGFNKFSGHLPSDMGLFLPKLKILGLPETKLSGRIPNSISNASQLTRLDLSRNSLSGIIPEAIGNLRFLEWLNLEFNNLTMGSQELSLLILYLANCKNLRQISFSSNPLYSFLPNSVGNLSLSLQGVYLSYCHIKGSIPAELGNLSSLITLELSNNELKGPIPTTLGRLRMLQALSLGANKLEGHIPSDLSHLKSLYVLSLDSNKLYGHIPTCISNLTSLRSLYLGFNQLTSTIPLSFWSLTNLLVVDLSSNSLTGILPLEIGDMKVLRILNLSRNQLSGNIPITIGGLISLTNLSLAVNQLEGSIPESFGALLSLETLDLSCNNFSGRIPNSFEALLHLKYLNVSFNNLRGKIPTGGPFVHFWSALFISNDALCGAPRLQVPPCDEGSPRKKKAIASYLLKYLLPAIGLAMLVVVSSLAYKLCKRENPEFPQQTDSYNLPTWRRISHQELVLATERSSLNNLLGEGSLGSVYKGTLSDGMNIAVKVINLRVEGALRCFDAECEILRNARHRNLVKIISVCSNIDFKALVLEYMPNENLEKWLYSPDRCLNFLQRLKIMIDVASALEYLHYGYSAVIVHCDLKPSNVLLDVDMVAHVADFGIAKLLGDEDSMMQTMTLATFGYMAPEYGLGGVVSTRGDVYSYGILLIETFTRKQPTDDMFAGEMSLKHWVKEALPISTMDIVDASLLGNERYFIALEECISSIMGLALDCCAELPNKELR